In the Helicobacter pylori genome, one interval contains:
- a CDS encoding ABC transporter ATP-binding protein, translating into MKLFFRRYSKYLKEHYKSFIVVLFSSLVVALSTAWGTYLVKPTLDEIFINKDTQMLKILPFLVILAYLGKSGGMYLGTYFTNFIGLDIVKKIRNTMLESLLKMEMDFFNRTKKGELIARITNDIGLIRASLSNYLSESLREGLTIVGLVGVVIYQSPKLALVGLVIMPLAAIPISKIIRKVKKLAKSHQESNAKITARLSEVFNNVEAIKISNGEKLEHKAFVKENEAFFKIGIKNIAVAEISSPLMEFLGSIAIALVIYLGGNEVIRGHISVGAFFSFITALFMLYTPIKRLTRIVSNFQEAFVASDRIHEILEREPAIVDGELTLDDAIHTIEFKKVWLAYVLDNQECYVLSDISLKFQQNEIIALKGESGSGKSSLVNLILRLYEPSKGEIFINNQKIESITQKSLREKISVVTQRVFIFNGSVAENVAYGLEIDEIKIKECLKKAQALDFVEKMPHGIESVLDEFGANLSGGQRQRIAIARALYKDAQVLIFDEATSALDNHTEESVKQSILKLKQNRLIILISHNPSTLKLATKHVKLEHGRLIEC; encoded by the coding sequence TTGAAACTCTTTTTCAGGCGTTATTCTAAATATCTTAAAGAGCATTATAAAAGTTTTATAGTGGTTTTATTTTCTTCTTTAGTGGTGGCTTTAAGCACGGCTTGGGGGACTTATTTAGTCAAGCCCACTTTAGATGAAATTTTTATTAATAAAGACACTCAAATGCTTAAAATCTTGCCTTTTTTAGTGATTTTGGCGTATTTGGGCAAGAGTGGGGGCATGTATTTAGGCACTTATTTCACTAACTTTATCGGGCTTGATATTGTCAAAAAAATACGCAACACCATGTTAGAAAGCCTTCTAAAAATGGAAATGGATTTTTTTAATAGGACGAAAAAGGGCGAATTGATCGCAAGGATTACTAATGATATAGGTTTGATTAGAGCGAGTTTGTCCAATTACCTTTCAGAGAGCCTAAGAGAGGGGCTAACGATTGTTGGGTTAGTGGGGGTGGTGATCTATCAAAGCCCTAAATTAGCGTTAGTGGGGTTAGTGATCATGCCGTTAGCCGCCATTCCTATCAGTAAAATCATTCGTAAGGTTAAAAAACTCGCTAAATCCCATCAAGAGAGTAACGCCAAAATCACCGCTCGTTTGAGTGAAGTCTTTAACAATGTGGAAGCGATTAAAATCTCTAATGGCGAAAAATTAGAGCATAAGGCTTTTGTGAAAGAAAATGAAGCGTTTTTTAAAATCGGTATCAAAAACATCGCCGTGGCTGAAATTTCTTCGCCTTTAATGGAGTTTTTAGGCTCTATCGCTATAGCACTAGTGATTTATTTAGGGGGGAATGAAGTGATTAGGGGTCATATTAGCGTGGGGGCGTTTTTTTCTTTCATCACGGCCCTTTTTATGCTCTATACGCCGATCAAACGCCTAACTAGGATCGTTTCTAATTTTCAAGAAGCCTTTGTCGCTAGCGACAGGATTCATGAGATTTTAGAAAGAGAGCCGGCTATTGTTGATGGGGAATTAACGCTAGATGACGCTATACACACCATAGAATTTAAAAAGGTATGGCTGGCTTATGTGCTAGATAATCAAGAGTGTTATGTTTTAAGCGATATTAGTTTGAAATTCCAACAAAATGAAATCATCGCTTTAAAAGGCGAAAGCGGGAGCGGCAAAAGCTCATTAGTGAATCTGATCTTACGCCTTTATGAGCCAAGCAAGGGCGAAATTTTCATCAACAATCAAAAAATAGAGAGCATCACTCAAAAATCCTTAAGAGAAAAGATTAGCGTTGTCACTCAAAGGGTGTTTATTTTTAATGGGAGCGTGGCTGAAAATGTGGCGTATGGTTTAGAAATTGATGAGATAAAAATCAAAGAATGCCTGAAAAAAGCTCAAGCCTTAGATTTTGTAGAAAAAATGCCTCATGGGATAGAGAGTGTTTTAGATGAATTTGGCGCTAACCTTAGCGGCGGTCAACGCCAAAGAATCGCCATTGCAAGAGCTTTGTATAAAGACGCTCAAGTTTTAATCTTTGATGAAGCCACTTCCGCTTTGGATAATCACACAGAAGAGAGCGTTAAGCAAAGCATTTTAAAATTGAAACAAAACCGCTTGATCATTCTCATCTCGCACAACCCAAGCACGCTTAAATTAGCCACTAAGCATGTGAAATTAGAGCATGGGCGTTTGATAGAATGCTAA
- a CDS encoding neuraminyllactose-binding hemagglutinin family protein → MLRVLSVGVVFILLGCQFFNKTTLHLKYKDYPKNSPLKTASTLTPPKIFFNAHFVPPFYQKEFKKAIAQQIAYFLKDKSAFTFNVSGNVFFSFEESPKDLKAIKERLKKTIEPNADPKSVMRFLNLQASLILECVPQTACPFDTLLIPTAFSVPVYYANRLGDNPSLFSQEDKTYHNALIKALNKAYYSLMEGLEKRLNAIENAKWL, encoded by the coding sequence ATGCTAAGGGTTTTAAGCGTTGGTGTTGTTTTTATTTTACTAGGGTGTCAGTTTTTCAACAAAACCACACTCCACTTAAAATATAAAGATTACCCAAAAAACAGCCCTTTAAAAACCGCTTCCACTTTAACCCCCCCTAAAATCTTTTTTAACGCCCATTTTGTGCCGCCCTTTTACCAAAAAGAATTTAAAAAAGCGATCGCCCAACAAATCGCTTATTTTTTAAAAGATAAAAGTGCTTTCACTTTCAATGTTTCAGGCAATGTTTTTTTTTCTTTTGAAGAGAGTCCTAAAGATTTAAAAGCCATTAAAGAAAGGCTTAAAAAGACGATTGAGCCTAACGCTGACCCAAAAAGTGTCATGCGTTTTTTAAACCTTCAAGCGAGCTTGATTTTAGAATGCGTCCCGCAAACCGCTTGCCCGTTTGACACCCTTTTAATCCCCACCGCTTTCAGCGTGCCTGTTTATTACGCTAATCGTTTGGGCGATAACCCCTCTCTTTTTTCCCAAGAAGACAAAACCTATCATAACGCTTTAATCAAAGCCCTTAATAAGGCTTACTATTCTCTTATGGAGGGTTTAGAAAAGCGTTTGAACGCTATAGAAAATGCAAAATGGCTTTAA
- a CDS encoding restriction endonuclease — protein sequence MKKIVFFIFVILFSVGIYLAWHVLLEKALELKLVTSANDLLLKLLAILGVFSMLVLFQGVISSYKKRQLKRALQKIDAMNGFEFEEYAKIFFTSKGFEVSITQKSGDYGADLIIEKDGIKWAVQAKRYSHKVSPKAIQEVVSSKAYYACEKACVITNSYFTQAAQKLAQANGVLLIDRDEWIKFLGGKN from the coding sequence ATGAAAAAGATTGTATTTTTTATTTTTGTCATTTTGTTTTCGGTAGGGATTTATTTAGCGTGGCATGTTTTATTGGAAAAAGCCCTAGAATTGAAATTAGTAACCTCAGCTAATGATTTGCTTTTAAAATTGTTAGCAATTCTTGGCGTTTTTTCAATGTTAGTGCTTTTTCAAGGCGTTATTTCTTCGTATAAGAAGCGCCAACTCAAACGCGCTTTACAAAAAATAGACGCCATGAACGGCTTTGAATTTGAAGAATACGCCAAAATCTTTTTCACTTCAAAGGGTTTTGAAGTGAGCATTACGCAAAAAAGCGGCGATTATGGAGCGGATTTGATTATAGAAAAAGACGGCATCAAGTGGGCGGTTCAGGCCAAACGCTACTCGCATAAAGTTTCGCCCAAAGCCATTCAAGAGGTGGTCTCTTCTAAAGCTTACTACGCTTGCGAAAAAGCTTGCGTGATCACTAACAGCTACTTCACGCAAGCCGCTCAAAAACTGGCTCAAGCTAACGGAGTGCTTTTGATTGATAGAGACGAATGGATCAAATTTTTGGGTGGGAAAAACTAA
- a CDS encoding AAA family ATPase yields MIQSVRIKNFKTFKDTQIDGFTKLNIITGGNNVGKSNLLEALYCLVGKSMHPCTNVLEIYDNIRKEPLTSESKNLMFYGLDTEKEIQIVTTLDNNQTLDLQIKFIASENQKVIESQIIPTAEQTQMSSQLNFTLKKNNEEIYNDHLDITKIPNFPPIPNQSGYNRQFKNFEPSQLQELLPFESTAIITPSDVARKRDIINPNAIHIMDPNIIQAMRKILDENQLEKELNERLNQFDKSIQAIRFSANNQLKLKVKGIKEKIPLSVFGDGLIKYLYIVSTFIANNAKTIYIDEVENGLHFSRMKLLLRCVIDFINDNKDGNLQVFMTTHNQEFIEILDQVIKEKDFAHQTKLFCLEQYNGSIVAEPYYGENLSLYFKNGANLFGGKERFKENNYE; encoded by the coding sequence ATGATCCAGTCTGTTCGCATTAAAAATTTTAAGACTTTTAAGGACACTCAAATTGATGGTTTTACCAAACTCAACATTATTACTGGTGGGAACAATGTGGGTAAATCTAATTTGTTAGAAGCGTTGTATTGTTTAGTGGGAAAATCCATGCACCCATGCACTAATGTATTAGAAATTTATGACAATATACGCAAAGAGCCTTTAACATCAGAATCAAAAAACTTAATGTTTTATGGTTTAGACACCGAGAAAGAAATACAAATTGTTACAACTTTAGACAACAATCAGACCTTGGACTTGCAAATAAAATTCATAGCCAGTGAAAACCAAAAGGTAATAGAGTCGCAAATAATACCTACAGCAGAACAAACTCAAATGTCCTCTCAGCTCAATTTCACTCTTAAAAAAAATAATGAAGAAATCTATAACGATCACTTGGATATTACTAAAATTCCTAATTTTCCACCAATTCCTAATCAGTCAGGCTACAACAGGCAATTTAAGAATTTTGAACCCAGTCAATTGCAAGAACTTCTACCCTTTGAAAGCACTGCTATCATAACGCCTAGCGATGTTGCACGAAAGCGAGATATTATAAACCCTAATGCTATCCATATTATGGATCCTAATATCATTCAAGCAATGCGTAAGATTCTTGATGAAAACCAATTAGAAAAAGAATTAAATGAAAGGCTTAATCAATTTGATAAAAGTATTCAAGCCATCAGGTTTAGTGCCAACAACCAACTCAAATTAAAAGTGAAAGGTATAAAAGAAAAAATCCCATTATCTGTATTTGGTGATGGTTTGATTAAGTATTTGTATATTGTAAGCACTTTTATTGCCAATAACGCAAAAACGATTTATATTGATGAAGTGGAGAATGGCTTACACTTTTCTCGCATGAAATTATTATTAAGGTGTGTTATTGATTTTATCAACGACAACAAAGATGGTAATTTGCAAGTGTTTATGACTACCCACAACCAAGAATTTATAGAAATTTTAGATCAAGTTATCAAAGAAAAGGATTTTGCGCATCAAACTAAGTTGTTTTGCTTAGAACAATACAATGGTTCAATCGTTGCAGAGCCTTATTATGGAGAAAATTTATCTCTTTATTTCAAGAATGGTGCCAATCTTTTTGGAGGTAAAGAAAGGTTTAAGGAAAATAATTATGAGTAA
- a CDS encoding DUF3226 domain-containing protein: MSKKTLIYTEGESDKKFLSWCLDVWKNEDHFVQAHFDIIHVEGKDKLFSDEFCKRIENILKNKNQEYRQVCIIFDADIKKENQESDAGFDNKLKHIREKFKEKGTDFPKEQIFLFPNNQDDGDLETLLLEIAKHDEFLKCFEEYLECIKSKEHYKPIKNIRKNMLYAYLEVFELQKFFQYKWDTSNKNEKYIIIDSKGKIKEKHKEEYEKLKEVIDFNSKSLIPLKNFLGQFAENNQKTNFKIF, from the coding sequence ATGAGTAAAAAGACACTCATTTATACAGAAGGAGAAAGTGATAAAAAATTTCTAAGTTGGTGTCTTGATGTTTGGAAAAATGAAGATCATTTTGTTCAAGCTCATTTTGATATAATCCATGTAGAAGGTAAAGATAAATTATTCTCAGATGAATTTTGTAAAAGAATCGAGAATATTTTAAAGAATAAAAACCAAGAATATAGACAAGTGTGCATTATTTTTGATGCAGACATAAAAAAAGAGAACCAAGAAAGCGATGCAGGTTTTGATAACAAGCTTAAGCATATTCGTGAAAAATTCAAAGAAAAAGGGACTGATTTTCCAAAAGAACAAATCTTTTTATTCCCTAACAATCAAGATGATGGCGATTTAGAAACCCTATTATTAGAAATTGCTAAACACGATGAATTTCTTAAATGTTTTGAAGAATACTTAGAATGTATTAAAAGTAAAGAACATTATAAACCGATTAAAAACATAAGAAAAAATATGCTGTATGCCTATTTAGAAGTGTTTGAACTACAGAAATTTTTCCAATACAAGTGGGATACAAGTAACAAGAATGAAAAATACATTATTATTGATAGTAAAGGTAAAATAAAGGAAAAACACAAAGAAGAATATGAAAAACTAAAAGAAGTGATTGATTTTAACTCAAAATCTCTCATTCCCCTTAAAAATTTTCTAGGACAATTCGCAGAAAATAATCAAAAAACAAATTTTAAGATTTTCTAA
- a CDS encoding HoxN/HupN/NixA family nickel/cobalt transporter, whose amino-acid sequence MKLWFPYFLAIVFLHALGLALLFMANNASFYAAASMAYMLGAKHAFDADHIACIDNTIRKLTQQGKNAYGVGFYFSMGHSSVVILMTIISAFAIAWAKEHTPMLEEIGGVVGTLVSGLFLLIIGLLNAIILVDLLKIFKKSHSNESLSQQQNEEIERLLTSRGLLNRFFKPLFNFVSKSWHIYPVGFLFGLGFDTASEIALLALSSSAIKVSVVGMLSLPILFAAGMSLFDTLDGAFMLKAYDWAFKTPLRKIYYNISITALSVFIALFIGLIELFQVFSEKLHLKFENRLLSALQSLEFTDLGYYLVGLFVIAFLGSFFLWKIKFSKLEG is encoded by the coding sequence GTGAAATTGTGGTTTCCTTATTTTTTAGCGATTGTGTTCTTGCATGCATTGGGTTTAGCGTTACTTTTTATGGCTAATAACGCTTCGTTTTATGCGGCGGCGTCTATGGCCTACATGTTAGGGGCAAAGCATGCGTTTGATGCGGATCACATCGCTTGCATAGACAACACCATCAGAAAGCTCACCCAACAAGGCAAAAACGCCTATGGTGTGGGATTTTACTTTTCTATGGGGCATTCAAGCGTGGTGATTTTAATGACTATCATCAGCGCGTTTGCGATCGCTTGGGCTAAAGAGCATACGCCGATGCTAGAAGAAATAGGGGGGGTAGTGGGGACTTTAGTTTCTGGGCTTTTTTTGCTCATTATAGGGCTATTGAATGCGATTATTTTAGTGGATTTATTAAAAATATTCAAAAAATCGCACTCTAACGAAAGCTTGAGCCAGCAACAAAATGAAGAGATTGAACGGCTTTTAACGAGTAGGGGCTTACTCAACCGCTTTTTTAAGCCCTTGTTTAATTTTGTTTCCAAGTCGTGGCATATTTATCCTGTGGGTTTTCTTTTTGGGCTAGGCTTTGATACCGCCAGTGAAATCGCGCTTTTGGCCCTTTCTAGCAGCGCGATTAAAGTGAGTGTGGTGGGCATGCTTTCTTTACCCATTCTTTTTGCCGCTGGCATGAGTTTGTTTGACACATTAGATGGGGCGTTCATGCTCAAGGCGTATGACTGGGCGTTCAAAACCCCTTTAAGAAAAATCTATTACAATATTTCTATTACAGCCTTAAGCGTGTTCATCGCACTTTTTATCGGGTTGATTGAGCTTTTTCAAGTGTTTAGCGAGAAACTCCATTTAAAATTTGAAAACCGCCTTTTAAGCGCCCTACAAAGCCTGGAATTTACAGACTTGGGCTATTACTTGGTGGGCTTATTCGTAATAGCGTTTTTAGGCTCGTTCTTCTTATGGAAAATCAAATTTTCTAAATTAGAGGGCTAG
- a CDS encoding flagellar FLiS export co-chaperone: MDILKTLQKHLGDVETSDFKTNAIEKSQQIAKFSRDMKNINESVGALQVLQIACKKLFNKSMGLEDKDALQASIVKQELREIVENCQFLASPLFDTQLNIAINDEVFSMIVDNPLNLLENVGGFQAYLEEKLNEIKELLSYLSESLSNPKAFMPGFSNKSLKDLLSDNLRA, translated from the coding sequence ATGGATATTTTAAAAACTCTTCAAAAGCATTTGGGCGATGTTGAAACAAGCGATTTTAAAACCAATGCGATAGAAAAATCCCAACAAATCGCTAAATTCAGTAGGGACATGAAAAATATAAACGAGAGCGTTGGGGCGTTACAAGTCTTGCAAATCGCTTGCAAAAAGCTTTTCAATAAGAGCATGGGCTTAGAAGATAAAGACGCTTTACAAGCTTCTATCGTTAAACAGGAATTGCGAGAAATTGTAGAAAATTGCCAGTTTTTAGCCTCCCCTTTGTTTGACACCCAGCTCAACATTGCCATTAACGATGAAGTTTTTTCCATGATTGTGGACAATCCTTTGAATTTATTGGAAAATGTGGGCGGGTTTCAAGCTTATTTGGAAGAAAAATTAAACGAAATTAAGGAATTATTAAGTTATTTGAGCGAAAGCCTTTCAAACCCTAAAGCCTTTATGCCAGGTTTTTCAAATAAAAGCCTTAAAGATTTGTTGAGCGATAACTTGAGAGCTTAA
- the csd4 gene encoding DL-carboxypeptidase Csd4, with the protein MKKIWLLVWGLYSWVFLHAIETIEKAPTNVEDKDKAPHLLLLAGIQGDEPGGFNATNLFLMHYSVLKGLVEVVPVLNKPSMLRNHRGLYGDMNRKFAALDKNDPEYPTIQEIKSLIAKPNIDAVLHLHDGGGYYRPIYIDATLNPKRWGNCFIIDQDEVKGAKFPNLLAFANNTIESINAHLLHPIEEYHLKNTHTAQGDTEMQKALTFYAINQKKSAFANEASKELPLASRVFYHLQAIEGLLNQLNIPFKRDFELNPNSVHALINDKNLWAKISSLPKMLLFNLRPKLNHFPLPHNTKIPQIPIESNAYIVGLVKNKQEVFLKYGNKLMTRLSPFYIEFDHSLEEVKMQIDNKDQMVKIGSVVEVKESFYIHGMDNIRANVIGFSVSNESKPNEAGYTIKFKDFQKRFSLDKQERIYRIEFYKNNAFSGMILVKFV; encoded by the coding sequence ATGAAAAAAATATGGCTTTTGGTGTGGGGCTTGTATTCTTGGGTGTTTTTGCATGCGATAGAAACGATAGAAAAAGCCCCTACAAATGTAGAGGATAAGGACAAAGCCCCCCATTTGTTGCTTTTAGCAGGGATTCAAGGCGATGAGCCTGGAGGGTTTAATGCGACTAATTTGTTTTTAATGCATTATAGCGTTTTAAAAGGCTTAGTTGAAGTGGTTCCTGTATTGAATAAGCCTTCCATGTTAAGAAATCATAGGGGCTTGTATGGGGATATGAACCGCAAATTTGCCGCTTTAGACAAGAATGACCCTGAATACCCCACTATCCAAGAAATCAAATCCTTGATTGCAAAACCCAATATAGATGCTGTCTTGCATTTGCATGATGGTGGTGGGTATTATCGCCCTATTTATATTGATGCGACGCTCAATCCTAAGCGTTGGGGGAATTGCTTTATTATTGATCAAGATGAAGTTAAAGGGGCGAAATTCCCTAATTTGCTTGCTTTTGCAAACAATACGATTGAGAGCATCAACGCCCATTTATTGCACCCCATTGAGGAGTATCATTTAAAAAACACGCACACCGCACAAGGCGATACAGAAATGCAAAAAGCCCTAACTTTTTATGCGATCAACCAAAAAAAGAGCGCTTTTGCCAATGAAGCCAGCAAAGAACTCCCTTTAGCATCAAGGGTGTTTTACCATTTGCAAGCCATTGAGGGCTTACTCAATCAACTCAATATCCCTTTTAAGCGCGATTTTGAGCTTAACCCTAACAGCGTGCATGCCCTAATCAACGATAAAAATTTATGGGCAAAAATCAGCTCTCTGCCTAAAATGCTCCTTTTTAACTTACGCCCCAAACTCAATCATTTCCCTTTACCCCACAACACTAAAATCCCACAAATCCCCATAGAGAGCAACGCTTACATTGTGGGGCTAGTCAAAAATAAACAAGAAGTGTTTTTAAAATACGGCAACAAGCTCATGACACGATTATCGCCCTTTTACATAGAGTTTGATCATTCTTTAGAAGAAGTGAAAATGCAAATTGACAATAAGGATCAAATGGTTAAAATAGGGAGCGTGGTTGAAGTGAAAGAGAGTTTTTATATCCATGGCATGGATAATATCCGCGCGAATGTGATTGGCTTTAGCGTTTCTAATGAAAGCAAGCCTAATGAAGCGGGTTATACGATTAAATTTAAAGATTTTCAAAAACGCTTTTCACTGGACAAGCAAGAAAGGATCTATCGCATAGAATTTTATAAAAACAACGCGTTTAGTGGCATGATCTTAGTGAAATTTGTGTAG
- the copP gene encoding copper-binding metallochaperone CopP gives MKVTFQVPSITCNHCVDKIEKFVGEIEGVSFIDASVEKKSVVVEFDAPATQDLIKEALLDAGQEVI, from the coding sequence ATGAAAGTAACTTTTCAAGTGCCAAGCATTACTTGCAACCATTGCGTGGATAAAATTGAAAAATTTGTGGGCGAAATTGAAGGCGTGAGCTTTATTGATGCGAGCGTGGAAAAAAAGAGCGTGGTTGTAGAATTTGACGCTCCAGCGACACAGGATTTGATTAAGGAAGCTTTATTGGATGCGGGGCAAGAAGTAATATAA